The genomic stretch TGGGGACAATCTCTATATCGTGTTGAAAACGATTGATCGTCCGACAATGCTCAAACTTGTACGAACCGGCACCACCATCTGGTTCGATTCGACCGGTGGTACAAAAAAAATCTTCGGGATTCGTTTTCCGCTGGGTGTCGAAGATATAGGCATAACACGTGGCAGGCGTCCCGATATTAGCGCGATGGAGGATGACGGCGCCGAAATACAAAGCATCCGTGAGCGTTTTCGTGAAACTCTGAGAGAGGTCGAGGTGATCGGTCCGAATCCTCTCGATCGTAAGAGGCTGCCGGTTGTCTCATCGTTTAACACGAACGGTATCAAAGTAGGACTGAGCGATTCGTTGGGGACGCTTGTCTATGAACTTGTCGTGCCCTTGCACCCATCCGCTTCTGCGCCGCTTGCGATCGGTACCGCCGTAGGAAAAGAGATCGGCGTCGGGATCGAGACGACAGATATGCGAGAGCAAATGCGACAGCGACGACCGGAGAACGACGGGGGCGAAATGCCTCGTGGTGGCGGGATGGGCGGTGGAATGGGTGGTGGTATTGGCGGGATGGGTGGAGGCATGCGAGGCGCTTGAGGTCGCGGCGGGTTCAGCCAACAAAATCAAGAGTCGATGGAACCGCTCAAGCTGTGGCTTGATGTGAAGTTGGCTAACCGGTAGCTGCATACCGGTCTTTGCCGGAAGAAATCCGAGTGCAGAAGTGTTCTTCCCTCTATGCAGTCAACGATCCATTACAGTTTGAACGATCATCCGACCGTCGACGAGGTCATTGAGTTGTACGATGATTCCGGTCTGCGGCGTCCGACATACGATCGGGGAAGGATCGCCGAGATGCTGCGGCACGCCAACCTCACCGTGAGTGCACGCCTCGACGGCAAGCTGGTTGGGCTTGCGCGGTCGCTCACCGACTTTTCCTACTGTTGTTATCTATCCGATCTGGCTGTCTCCAAAGCGTTGCAGCATCAGGGCATTGGCACGGAGCTCGTCCGATTGACGAAGCGCGAGATCGGCGATCGTGCGATGCTTCTGCTGTTGTCGGCTCCCGATGCAATGGAGTATTACCCAAAGATCGGGATGGAGCGTGTGGAGAACGGATTTATCATCAAGCGGACCATCTAGAGAGTGCGAAAGCACGGACGCCTCGTATCTTTGTGAGACATACCTAACTTCATGATCAAAGCAATCGTATTCGATCTCGACAACACGCTCGTTGACTTCATGACGATGAAGCGACGCGCCATCGATGCGGCCATCGACGCCATGCTCGATGCCGGTCTGGATTTGCAGCGCGAAGAGGTCGCTTCCCGCATCGATGCCATCTACAAAGAGCGCGGTATCGAGTACCAGAATATTTTCGACGACCTGCTGTTCAGCTTGCTCAATAAAGTCGATCATCGCATTCTTGCTTCGGGCATCGTAGCCTACCGCCGTGCGCGTGAGGCAGCGCTTAAACCTTATCCGCATGTGACGGCGACGCTCATGGAGCTCATTCGGCGTGGGACGAAGCTTGCCGTCTTGAGCGATGCGCCCAGCCGCGAAGCATGGCTGCGTCTGTGCTTTATCGGCTTTCATCATATCTTTACGACGGCCGTGACCTTCGACGATACCGGCGAGCGCAAACCGTCGGAAAAACCATTTCGAAAAGTGTTGGAGTTACTCGAGGTGAAGCCGGAGGAGGCGCTCATGGTCGGTGATTGGCCCGAACGCGATATCGTCGGCGCCAAGAAGGTCGGGATGAAGACTGCCTTCGCACGCTACGGCGACACGTTCGGTACGACGACGCACGATGCGGATTTCGAGCTTAACGATATTTCCGAACTTTTGAAGATCGTCGTGTGAGAGCAACAGAATACATAGAGGAGAAGACATTTGAGGCGAATGATTTGCCGGATGGCAAACTCGGGCTTGCCAATTACGAGCGATGCGAATTTCGTGGGATCGATTTTTCCGACAAGCATCTCGGCGGTCGGGTGTTCAGCGAATGCACGTTCCGCTCGTGCAATCTGAGCAACGCCGTGGTGGCGAATGCAAGCTTCCGCGAAACGGCGTTCATCGACTCGAAGCTGACCGGCGTTGATTTCAGATCGTGCAATGAGATGCTCCTATCGTTCTCGTTTAGCGGCTGCATTCTTGATTATGCAGTCTTCTCCGGCCTGACACTCAAGCAGACGATCTTTCGCAAGTGCTCGATGATCCGTACTTTGTTCGAGGATACGGACCTCAGCGGTTCTACGTTCGACGAATGCGAGATCGCAAGCGCCGTGTTTATCGGTACGAACCTGCAGAAGGCAGACCTCTCGACCTGCAACGAGATTACGCTCGACCCCGAGCGCAACAAGATAAAGAAAGCGAAGTTCTCACTCGCCGGAGCGTTGGGGCTCCTTGGCAAATACGATATTATCATCGAATGAAACAGTACGTCATTCTGAGCGAAGCGAAGAATCCCTTCGGGTACAAATGCACCGTTGAACTGCACCCGAAGAGATTCTTCACCTTGCAATGGTTCGTTCAACATGACAGACAATCCATGAACGCGCAGCAGAGACTGGATTCATGATCTTCGGCATCGGCATCGATACCATCGAAGTGCGTCGCATTCAAGAAGCGATCGAACACTATGGCGCACAATTTACCGACCGCATCTACAGCGAGGTCGAGTTTGCCTACTGTATGAGCCGCGCGAAGAAGTACGAGCATTTTGCGGCGCGCTTTGCAGCGAAGGAAGCATTTGCAAAAGCGTTGGGGACCGGAGTGCGCCGTGGGTTTCGGTGGAAAGAGGTTTCGGTGCGAAACCAGATGTCCGGTCGCCCGCAGATCGAGCTGACCGGCTACA from Bacteroidota bacterium encodes the following:
- a CDS encoding GNAT family N-acetyltransferase, whose amino-acid sequence is MQSTIHYSLNDHPTVDEVIELYDDSGLRRPTYDRGRIAEMLRHANLTVSARLDGKLVGLARSLTDFSYCCYLSDLAVSKALQHQGIGTELVRLTKREIGDRAMLLLLSAPDAMEYYPKIGMERVENGFIIKRTI
- a CDS encoding HAD-IA family hydrolase; translation: MIKAIVFDLDNTLVDFMTMKRRAIDAAIDAMLDAGLDLQREEVASRIDAIYKERGIEYQNIFDDLLFSLLNKVDHRILASGIVAYRRAREAALKPYPHVTATLMELIRRGTKLAVLSDAPSREAWLRLCFIGFHHIFTTAVTFDDTGERKPSEKPFRKVLELLEVKPEEALMVGDWPERDIVGAKKVGMKTAFARYGDTFGTTTHDADFELNDISELLKIVV
- a CDS encoding pentapeptide repeat-containing protein, with the translated sequence MRATEYIEEKTFEANDLPDGKLGLANYERCEFRGIDFSDKHLGGRVFSECTFRSCNLSNAVVANASFRETAFIDSKLTGVDFRSCNEMLLSFSFSGCILDYAVFSGLTLKQTIFRKCSMIRTLFEDTDLSGSTFDECEIASAVFIGTNLQKADLSTCNEITLDPERNKIKKAKFSLAGALGLLGKYDIIIE
- the acpS gene encoding holo-ACP synthase; translation: MIFGIGIDTIEVRRIQEAIEHYGAQFTDRIYSEVEFAYCMSRAKKYEHFAARFAAKEAFAKALGTGVRRGFRWKEVSVRNQMSGRPQIELTGYMTDRAKNVIGSHFRVHTSLTHTAEIAEAIVTIELL